The genomic DNA aacaaatgTAAATGAGCAAACACTAGTGATCAaattagtaaaataaaatagcatGTTAAGATAGTATAGTGTTAAAGCTGATGTGAGTTTGTTGAAGCTTTATGTATAAAAACTACTTGTCTAAGTGCACCAAAGGTGTACATTTAAGTAGCAAATGTAGCAATTACTTACAACCAGAGCAGTGAtgtgattctgtgctgctgtccaaCAGAACAACCAGAAGCAGAGACCAAATACGGGAGAGTCCGAGGGTACCAATTCCACGTGGACACAGCTGAGAGGACTGTAAATGTCTTTTTGGGACTGCCTTTTGCTAAGCCTCCTGTTGGATCACTGAGGTTTTCTGAACCCCAGCCACCTGAGCCATGGGAAGGTGTCAGAGATGCCACTTCCTACCCACCAATGTAAGGTCATGACCAAACCACTGACCCTTTCATGATGTTAAACTCTGGGCATTTCCAGGACTCTGATGTGCTCACAGGGCCATCCATGAAGACAAATTCCTTGGTGCCCCCTCGTTGCACCTGCAGCTGTCCCAGTGGATGCATTTCTAAAGAcactctgggagctgctctctgtgccagcagctgctctctgacAGGCATCAGAGAGAGctgagatggagcagcactTACAGACAATGCTCTGCCTCGGGGGCACTTGGCCAGCCCTCACCAATCACTGGAAACCtttggagcagggacagaaagGAGCTGAGGAAATGTTGGAACACAGCCTTAGCGGGAAACTGCTGAGTCAAGTGCTTAAAAGGGCACTTGGGAAATGCACAGCAATGCCAATCTACCTTGTAAATGTCTCACTCCCTTGATTTGTCCTACTGCTGCCCTTGTTTAATCGCTCAAGGTTAATATCTACCATTGCAATGTAAAAAGCTATTGGAGACTTCAAATAATTCATTTAGATTTGCATATGTATTTCACATACCAATCTAAAAGCGTGCTGGAGATCAGTTTCTGCTTGGCACTTTGTGGTGGAAGTGCAAAAACGTTTCTCTTCACAGCTTTCATGATGTAGTGAAATCTCTTCCCTGTTACCCTGTTACTTTTGCATTTATTCAGGTGTCTACAGGACCAAGTACAAGGACAGAATTTTTCAGACTTGATTACcaacagaaaagagaaagttgTTCTGCAAGTGTCTGAGGATTGCTTGTACCTAAATGTCTACACACCTGTTTCgacaggagaaaaggagaagctgCCTGTAAGCAAAACCTTTATAACACCTTCAGCAAAATTATCTGACAGAAAACTTCAACCTCTGCCATGAGCAGACATGCAGGGGCACTTTTGTAGTGATGAACAACTTACATGCTTTGTCCCAGCAAATATAAGTTGGAATTAAAGAGGCACAAAATCCTATTTTACAAGTAAAATTGTATTGCCATCTAGCTAAGCAGTGCTTGATTTAATCCAAAGGATCAGTCCAAAGTCACAGGGCACTGACACAGTGTAAACATTTAACAAAAGCAGTGCCATTTTGTAGCCCTGCAGGCCTCAGATTATAATGACTTCTGCAATTTGTGAAATGTATTCTGAAAGAATCAAGAGTGTAATAGCACAAAATGTTGTATCATGGGCTACATTTAGTTTTTCTCACTGGGGCCTCTTACCTAAGCTGGGTTGatcctctgtttctttttccaggTCCTAGTATGGATCCATGGAGGTGGATTAGTTATTGGAGCAGCTTCATCATATGATGGCTCAGTATTTGCAGCATTTGACAATGTGGTGGTTGTAACAATTCAGTACAGACTCGGTATTGCTGGATATTTTAGGTGAGTTGGATGATGTCAGTTTTTCCTAAGTGATTTCCAAAAGGATGTGTGCAAAGCCTTTGTAAAGAGAAGTGCAGAAGACTTGCTTATGCAAAGAAACATTTCTGAACtgcacctgcagccctggggacaatTTCCAGTGCCAAGGCAGCTTCCAGGTCTGTTcttgtggggctgctgctccagtcTCAGGGATGCCCAAGCCATCCATTTGTCAGTCGTGGAGGGAAGTTCTGTGTAGACAATGGCAGATGATTTCTCACACCACAGACTGTGTTTTCCTCTGCCTCTTGGCTTGCATTGAGCACTTGAACAAATCTgttctgtccctgcagcactggtGATGAGCATGCCCGGGGTAACTGGGGATATTTAGACCAAGTGGCGGCTCTTCGCTGGATTCAGGAAAATATCATGCATTTTGGAGGAGATCCAGGATCTGTCACTATCTTTGGAGAATCTGCAGGAGGAATCAGTGTTTCTGCTCTTGTAAGTTCCCAGTAATCATGAATTGTAATTACTTAGGGGAAAACCCCTCCATCCATTTTCAGTATCTGCATGGGAAGTCAGTGAGAGAAAAGGGACGGGGTTACGGTGACACATCACCTGGGTCTTTGATAACACAACAAGGCAAAACAACACAGATTTTGAATgataataatttgtttttttcatacTCAAATGTTGTGGTTAAGAAACAGAATGTTATTACTCATCTGTTCAATGAAGTTTTCGTcgatttgggtttttttcccaatataACAGCTGTCAAAGTCTAATCTCATGAGAAAAGTCCTTTAGGAGGAGTTGTGCACTCTTGCCCAATTTCTGTTAGCTTTGACAGCCACTTGTGCAAAGTGATTGAGGTGAACAGTTCTGGCAGCTGGTACAGCCCAGCAGTTTGTGACCCTGTGATTGTGTAAAATCTTTACTCCAACACGGAGCACATTGGCTGTGACTCTCTCCTTCTCCAGTCGCTCCCACTTTGGTACagctcacacagcccagccaggcttcCTTGTACCTGGCATGCACATCCCTGCTTCCCGTGGCCAAAAGCTCTTTCCTGcccttctgcagcacagccagcctgccTTGGGCACATCCCATCTGTACCTGCcctgcagggtgctgctgggaggCCCTGGGAGCaaagggcaggggagggaaaggccctgagctccccatccctgccagcgCTGCCAAAGCACtttgcacagctgggctgtggccaGAGGCTGCACAGGGGCACTCTTAGCACATGGGCTTTCAAAATGCCCCCAATGGCCACTGTTGACACTGAAACCCAAAATCCCAGGGGAGAACACACTGCTTGTCATGCTTGTCCTTGCTTTCTCACAGGTCTTATCTCCCCTGGCCAAGGGCTTGTTCCACAAGGCCATTTCAGAGAGTGGCACTGCACCCCTGCTCTTGTTCACTGAGCCTGAGGAGGAAGCACGGGTGGGTACTTGTGGtaattttaattcctttttccaGGTATATCTTAAACTGTTCAGTCCAAAATATTGAATCATATGAATTCACATTTCTTGTGGGTGAAGGCAGTCTTTAAAGGCAGTATTTCTGTGTGCAAATAGTACATGTTTAATGATGCGTTGCTTATCAAACCCCAAAATATCCACAAAGAGAGAAGAATGTAAAGTCAAGGAATATTGTAACATGTAGGGTCTTTAAGAAAACTCAACATATACTGTTTGGGAGGAAAACAGTATCAGACTCTGAATactcttctcttcccttcctgtTTGATGCGTGTAGTGTACAAACAAACAAGACtttattcaggttttttttactttgagaACTATGGTTtcatcctttcttttctcttcaagTGCAAGAAACAATTTCCAGAACCTGGAAGCTGGGACATCAAAGAGACAGCTGTCTCTAATGGCAGCTCTTGCTCCAGCCAAAAAGACATCACCAAGAGTGGTAGAATGTGCTCTCTGTTGCCCTGCAGATGGTTTATTCTCTAACTCCTTTATGTCACCCAGCCTTCTCAGCCCAGCCTGTTATTTACCAGCATTGTCTCAGAATATTTCTGTATCAAAAAAACCTGGAGGCAGAGGttttcccctcctgcccagcccgtGGTGTGAAGGATTGTGAGGGCTTCCAGTGCcctccctcaggagctgggacaaGCCAGGCTCCAGCATCCTTTGTGCAGGAGctttggctgctcctgctgcactcGGTGTCTCATAGAGCCAGACAGAGGAAATGTGTCCAAAACTGTTTGTTCTCACTGCTTGCAGAAAATTGCTGCTGTCGCTGGCTGTGAAAAATCCAGTTCAGCTGCAATGGTTGAATGCTTGAGAGGAAAAACTGAAGAAGAACTACTACAGATAACACAGAAAATGGTAGGTGAAATAATTCTTCTTGCAATTAAGTGACTCCTCAGACTTTTTCATCCCAAAGAATACCCTTGGTGGGATGTAAAATTAGGAGAACCTGAAGTGGATGTAAAATCTGGCGTTCTTGACTTTTTCAGGACATGACAGCACTGCAGATCTGCAATGAGACCTCGCCTGAGAAGT from Melospiza georgiana isolate bMelGeo1 chromosome 14, bMelGeo1.pri, whole genome shotgun sequence includes the following:
- the LOC131089280 gene encoding fatty acyl-CoA hydrolase precursor, medium chain-like — protein: MAAARDTARLAWILCLGAAALVATEQPEAETKYGRVRGYQFHVDTAERTVNVFLGLPFAKPPVGSLRFSEPQPPEPWEGVRDATSYPPMCLQDQVQGQNFSDLITNRKEKVVLQVSEDCLYLNVYTPVSTGEKEKLPVLVWIHGGGLVIGAASSYDGSVFAAFDNVVVVTIQYRLGIAGYFSTGDEHARGNWGYLDQVAALRWIQENIMHFGGDPGSVTIFGESAGGISVSALVLSPLAKGLFHKAISESGTAPLLLFTEPEEEARKIAAVAGCEKSSSAAMVECLRGKTEEELLQITQKMDMTALQICNETSPEKCKQVYFLTSTCVDGVFFPKNPRELLSEKSINGVPYIIGVNNWEFGWVIPMALKYPPFVDGLDKDVARQILQRNLAILIKGLTSEVVDRVYKEYMGDAESPAQVRDGLLDALGDIYFVIPSVEVARSHRDAGNPVYFYEFQHRPSSVEGLVPEFVKADHGAEIAFVFGKPFLAGGATKEENELSRTVMRYWTNFAKNGNPNGEGLVHWPQYDLEEKYLGIDLEQKAAEKLKEHRVEFWVQLMKQSQTGRRKHTDL